The Malus sylvestris chromosome 14, drMalSylv7.2, whole genome shotgun sequence genome segment ACCTGAACCTTCAATCTTCTAATGTACGCATCAAACCGATTGCATATCGACAACATCACTCTCTAAAGTTGGCTTCTTTAAAATCTAGAAAATCTGATGTTTCTGGAGCTAGAGGGCAAATACGACATTTTCTCAAACGCACCTGTTGAAGGGTAATTCAAAGGATGCGATTTTGTACTTtgagaactttaatgaaaagctcccagaactattcactttaatgaaaaaccatatttttacactaaaaaatcaatcttgatactacttactttaccttttattttgtcattatcgatcaaactcaaagttttcaagcatttttcattaattttcctatttTTCTATCCTCTGTagtttgaataaataaaaaccccaCCCAAACTTcacattcattcattcacaATTCATTGCATAAGAAAACCTTTGCAACACATTGAACAAACGATTTTCTCATTCTTCATTGAGGTTACACGAAAAACCAAACAAGAAGTCCTAAACTGATCAACGACTTCATGATTTTCAATAACCACAATCCTATTGTAAggatgcgtttgttgcaccaaaCTATCTCGGAATAACCACACTTCTACTATAATAAAGGTTTCATTGCCATGAGGCATCCCAAtcaaataaaggaaaactaatgaaaagggcttaaaaactttgagttttaatgataaggacaaaataaaaggtaaagtgaatagtaccaggattgactttttagtgtaaaaatgtggtttttcgttaaagtgaacagtaccgggtgcttttcgttaaagttcccatcaAATAATGCAATGTTATGTAGTGAGAAACTTACACAGAGCGCCAAAATGATGGTAAAGGAAAGCAACACACTCCCGGCTGAATTACCCCGAAATGGTAAAGTCAATTGCAAGCaacaaaaaatttaggttttgccataaaacaaaaacttctACAATTCAACACAATGGAGCCGAAATTTCAATTATACAGATAGTTtcacttctttttttgtttttgggaaaaaaaaagttgcactAATTCTGATACACTAATGGCTCTTTTGCTACTGTAGAAGTAAATTTTCAGCTTCATACTTCTGTACGGCACAAAAGAAGGCAGAGGTGAATAATCAAACCTTGCAGTCGAGAGAAAGCCAAGCAGCACAGGATGATCCAGGAGTTCTCAAAAGTTACAAGTAAAGCTTCAGCAATCGTTCAGCCCTTACCCTGCGAGAGAGAAAGGTATGCAGTTAAACATCGTTGGTTTCAGAGAAAACACGGTTGATAAACTTGGATAAACTCCAAGGTCACCGATCGATGAATTAACTTACAGATTTCCCCATAACAAGTAATTCGCATCGCCAATTACTTTAGGCTTCCATTCAGTACTATTTGACCTACTGTAAGTATCCAAGGATGCCAGGTAAGATACTTCTTACATTTGATTCATCAAAGCCTCGAAACTATTGACTAACTCTCCACGAAACATTAAAAACTTAGGGAATGATAACCACACACCCTTATTCTTCCCCTACATACCCCCTTCTAATTATGTCCattgtttctgtttaattaattcaatccGTAGGCCAGAAACAAAAAGAGGCATGTAGGAAGATAAAAATGGTATAGCAATTCCCAAAACTTATAGCAGTTTTTCCCCTATTGCTTTTTGGAAGTAATTCCTATTTCTAAATTTCTGTACCTTGTGAGGAGGAGTTCCTGGTCTTAACATGTTGTTTATCCCAAGCTTCCCCTTCTTCTCAGAGGCTTTCAAAATCTGGAAGGAACATGTCAATGTATCATCTACACTCATCATGGCACCAGCATTATCAAACTCCCCACAGTAATTTGGAGCTGAAAATATGGTTACCAGCTTCCTTTTTCCAAAAAACTCATATCCATCTTCCACAACCTGATAAATGAAACCCAAGAAATTTAATAAGTAACGGACAAACATTGAGAGACTCTACTAATAAAATTCAGTTTGCATCTCAGACCAGGCAAAAACATGTTCACAACTAATCATATAAAGAATTTCACTCCAGCATCAATTGAAAGAGAGTATCCAATCAATTAAATGAGTACGTGACGGAACAGGTGAAATACAAGAAGTCCTCCTGTGAATAAATTTTTCAAGTGTGTAGCTATTTATTGAAAAGTTTACCTGCGCCCAGAATCTCAACACGGCACATGGCATACTAGCATTCGATACCAATACATCATTAGGGTAACAACCCAATAGACATGCCACAATGACAAAGTAGATGATGGGTAGTGGAATGAATATGAAAAGGAGTGGAAATCAACCCATAAAAACAGATAAATCATGCAAACACACACAGAATCTCTAATTATAACTTACTCCGTGTGCTTTTACATGTTTACCAAATTCGAAAgatgaaattttaaataaagttacttcaaaattatcatccatattactgtcatgacaaGTTTAACTGTACAATAAAAGTGATTATTTGAAGATGCATCACATGATGCCAAATATTTAAGTTCCCAGACTTTGTGTATGCATGAGCATGCAGGTCCAGTTCagtataaaaaacaaaaaacaaaaagagagaaaataacTTCATAGCACCTGATGAGCGCGGCAAATAAGATCTAGGTCATGTTTCTGGAGAAATTCAGCAACCTTGTCAGCCCCAAATGTATATGACACGCCACGATCATTCTCTCCCCAACCTTCAACATCTTTATCAGGATCAGCCCATAATAGATCACAGAGAAGGCCCTGATCTGGCACATCCACTGGCCGTGCAATATTCCTAATCTGATCTAAGTGTTTCAAATCAGGAGATAGACCGCCATGCATGCAAAGGATTTTCTCATCAATAAGAGCAGCAACAGGAAGACAGTTGAAGCAGTCAGTAAATGTCTTCCAAATACGAACATTAAATCTTCTCTTGCACTCATCATAGAATCCATAGATGCGGTTGATGGAAGCGCATTCATGGTTGCCTCTGAGGAGAAAGAAGTTCTCCTTGTATTTGATCTTGTATGCAAGGAGAAGGCATATTGTCTCTATGCTCTGCTTACCACGATCAACATAGTCTCCTAGGAATAAATAATTGGCTTCCGGTGGGTACCCACCATACTCAAACAGTCGCAAAAGATCTGAAAACTGACCGTGAACATCTCCTGTGAAACAAAGAGGGAAGATGAGCGTTGTCATCTTAGTAATCAACAGAAATTTCAAATGTTTTTAATTCAGGAAAccattataaaaaattaaaaaaataaaaataaaaataaaaaacctaacATATATCTACATTATAGACTCAATTCAAAATCGGTCtttgatatttatttaaaacaaGATCCTTTTACCATGATCAACAGAAACGGATTTGCTTCCATTTCATAAAGACAAGAGTGAAGATGAGAATGCAAACCAAATAAGGGTTGGTGGTCATGAGTATAAAATTACTTAACAACTGGAATTCCTTAACAAGTCACGGCGCTAAATGGTGGAAAGTGAAAGGAACCTAATAAACAAAAAAGTGGAGTCCAAAAGCTATGCCTGCCCTCCGCATCCAATAAATAGAAGCTATATGTGCTATTTTGTGCGCTATAACAATTCGAGTGACACGTAACACTACAAGACTGGCATACTAgaaaaacacaagaaaattTAGCCGACATTCAAGTTGTATATGCCAGTGTAATAAATGAGGATCAAATATAACGGCTAATGCATGGTAGACATTTACCCAGGGGGGGCAGAGACATCAAATTTTGACTGCTTTCATGAGTCAATCTCCACCTCAAAAAAGGGTACTCTCATTCGTCACAATGACGAACTTCAATGGCTATCCACCAAATCCAACTTCAGAGAATGCCTACTTACACAAAGCACACATGGAACTAGAAACGCAAAAATTAATGCCTGTATAATCTAAAAGTAGAAAAAATGCACAATACAGCCACATCATAGACACTAGCCCTGGATGACCTAA includes the following:
- the LOC126600401 gene encoding serine/threonine-protein phosphatase PP1, whose product is MDESIVDDLIRKLVAAKNGRTTKQVQLTEAEIRQLCSASKEIFLSQPNLLELEAPIKICGDVHGQFSDLLRLFEYGGYPPEANYLFLGDYVDRGKQSIETICLLLAYKIKYKENFFLLRGNHECASINRIYGFYDECKRRFNVRIWKTFTDCFNCLPVAALIDEKILCMHGGLSPDLKHLDQIRNIARPVDVPDQGLLCDLLWADPDKDVEGWGENDRGVSYTFGADKVAEFLQKHDLDLICRAHQVVEDGYEFFGKRKLVTIFSAPNYCGEFDNAGAMMSVDDTLTCSFQILKASEKKGKLGINNMLRPGTPPHKGKG